The nucleotide window CGGGGAAGCGCCCACCGAGGATCGTGGTGATCACCCCGCCCCAGTCGCCGCCGAAGGCAGCGAAGCGGTCGTAGCCGAGTCTGCCCATGAGCGTCACCCACGCCTCGGCGATTCTGTCCGTGGTCCAGCCGGTGACGTTCGGCTTGTCGCTGAACCCGAAACCGGGCAGCGAGGGCACGACGCAGTGGAACGCCGGAGCATCGGGATCGGTCGGCTCGGCCAGCTCGTCGATGACGTCGACGTATCCGGCGATGCCGCCCGGCCACCCGTGGGTGAGGATGAGCGGGGTCACGTCCGGACGTGAGGAGCGACGATGCAGGAAATGGATGCCCAGACCGTCGATGACGGTGCGGAATTGGCCGATCTCGTCGAGGCGGGACTCAAAGTCGCGCCATGAGTAGTCGGTTTTCCAGTAGTCGATGAGTTCCGTGAGGTCGGCGAGCGGTACGCCTTGATCCCAACGTCTGGGATCCGGCGCGGGGCGGACGACTGTCTCGGGTTCAGGCAGGCGGGCAGTCGCCAGTCTGGAGCGGAGCTCGTCGAGCTCGGATTCAGGGACGTGTGCGTCGAATCTCTGCACGGAGTCGCACGAGGTGGAATCGTCTGCTGGGTGCGTGGTGCCGGTGGGTTCGGGCATCGGGGGGGGCTCTCCTCAGGTGGGCGGCGGTCGAGAGTGTGTTCGGTCAGCTGGCGGTGTGGATGCGTACCCCATGCTCGCCGGGGCGGACGTGGGGTGCGAGTTCCCATTCGGGCGTGTAGTCGCCGGTGAACTGCGGTCGGTAGGGGATGGGCGGTTCGGTGAAGAGTCCGTCGAGGCGGTCGATGAGTCGAGTGCTGATCGGAGTGATGTCGTCGATCTGGTCGGCGCTGGGAACGGCGAACGGGTCGAGGACGCTCATGCCGGTGTAGGCGAAGGTGCCGTGGAGGAGGCCGAAGAGGAGTTCGTTCAGCTCTCCGGACTTTCCGCGCGGCCCGATGGCGTGCGGTCGATCGCCGAGGGTGGTGACGATGAGGGTCCGTTTGCCGGTGAAGGGTCCCTGTTCGAAGCGGAGCCGACGTCCCGTGGCTTCGTCGGTGCCGAAGGCGAAGCCGCTGACGAAGACTCGGTCGAACCAGCCTTTGAGGATGGCGGGCATCCCGTACCACCACAGCGGGAACTGGACGACGATCGCGTCGGCTCGGCGGAGCTTCTCCTGTTCACGGACGACCTCTGAGTGCTGGGTGTCGGTGCGATATGCGGTGCGGGTATCTGCGCTGACTCGGAAGCGGTCGAGGGAGCGTGCGGACTTGTCTGCGGATTCGGCCGCCTCGGTGCTCGGATCATCGGTCTCAACGTCGTGGCCGCCGTCGCGCGGACGCAGCACTGGGTCCCAGTCCATTGCGTAGAGGTCGGATTCGAGGACTGTATGGCCGTGCCGGCGCAGATGAGCGACTCCTGTCTTGCGCAGGCTCCCGTTGAGGGACCGGGATTCCGGGTGAGCACTGAGCCAGAGGATGCTCGAAGGAGAGTTGGCATATTGCATGCTTCCATCGTTGCGGCCTAGGGTAAAGCTGTTTAGTACGGACATTTCTGTCACTATGGAGGTGAGTGTGCGTCTGCCTGTTCGGCGAGCGATGGAGGTGTGCCCGGTCGAGGTTGCGGTCTCGGCGGTCGGGGGCACGTGGAAGCTCACCGTCATCAAACATCTGCTCGACGGAACACGTCGGTTCAACGAGCTCGGCCGCCTGGTGCCGTTGGCGAATACGAAGACGCTCACCCGGCAGCTGCGCGAGCTCGAAGAGGACGGGCTGGTGCTGCGCACCGTTTATCCGGAGGTGCCGCCACGAGTCGAATACTCCCTGACCGATCTGGGCCGCAGCCTGCAGCCGATCGTCGAAACGATGAATGAGTGGGGCAAGGACTTCGAGCGCAATCAGGCCGGGTGAGGGACGACCACCTGAGGCCCGACTACCTGGGCGGTCGTCACTCAGGCCCCTGGTCGGCGCGCCTCAGGCGCTCGGTTCGTAGGCCGAGTAGGTGATCCCGCTCGGGAACGCTTTCGCATCGATGAGCCGCAGCCGGGGCGGTCTAGCCGAGTGCGCTCCATCGTGGAAGAATCCTCGTCCGCGACCCTGCCACACCGGATAGGTGAACATCCGATACTCATCGACGAGTCCCTCCGAGATGAGTTCGTGAGCGAGGGTGATGCTGCCGGTGACGATGACGTCACGCCCCGGTTCCTCACGCAGAGCCGCGACCGCCTGCATCGGATCCGAGCTGATGATCTGCGTGTTCTGCCAGCCGGGTTCGGTGAGCGTCGAGGATACGACGCGTTTGTCGACCTGATTCAGATGCTCTGCGACCCCGGTGGTGTCGTCGGTCTGGTCGGGCCAGTAGCCGCGGAAGTCCTCGAAGGTCTGCCGGCCGAGCAGCAGCACGTCCTCGTTCGCGGACTGCCGCATGAGTTCGGCCGAGAGTTCCTCGTCCTGGGCTTGCGGATCGAACCAGTCGTCGAGCATCTCGACGCGGCCGTCGAGGGTGATGTTCTGAGTGATGATGATGCGCACGCTCGGTCTCCTCGTTGAGTGGCGGTGTCACCGACTACGGTACGCAGGTCGACGCCTGGTGGTCTATGGCCCGCAGTAAATCTCATCGATCCTGTCCGCGAACGACAGCTTGGCTCAGGCGAAGACGCCAGCAGTGATATTTGCCAGAGCATGAGCAGCAGCCCCGGGCAGAAAAGATCCAGCTCTGTGCCTCAGCCACCCAAGCAGCCAGCCGGCTGCGAACTGGACCGGGAGCAGAGGCCACAGCCGGGGATCCACCAGCAATAGGGCCAGGTGCGGTATCAAGAAGAGCAAGGCTTGGAAGACGTTGCCCCACCCGAAACCAACCTTCCGCACGAGAGCTTCGCCCAGCAGTCCACGAAAGAAGATCTCTTCGCCGACGGCACGCAACAGTACGCCTATCCCTGCGCTCACCGACGTCACCTGCGCGATTGAAACTCCGGGAGCTCTCAGCACTTCCTGAGGTACACAGGTGATCGCAAGCCATCCGAGCAGCACGAGCGGAATCAGCAGAGACGCCGCCCAGAGATATGCGGACGGCGAGCCCCATGAGAGTCCTGCTCGTTTCATGGTTGAGGCGACGTCTCGCCTGTCGCCGCGTGTTTGCAGGAACAAGTACACGGCGGTCGGAACGCAGAACAGCACGAACTCAGCCATTGGGCCAGCCTATCGACGAGAGCTTCATATAGAGCTCCTTATCGAGTTGAAATGGGACCCTCGCGACCTTGGGCTGCTTGAGACAGCTTTGAGTGCGGTGGATACCGGACTCTGTCAGTAGGCCAACTGGCTGATCTGCCTACAGACGGGCGCATGGTGCACGTCTCGCGGTCAGGCCGTGGATTCGACGTGCTCGGAGGATTCGACCACCTCGGCGGTGGTGTGGTTCCTGCGGATGAAGAGCACGACGAGGGCCCCGGCCAAGGCGGCAGCGGCACCGATGATGAAGCAGGAGCGGAAGGCCTCCTCGGCGGGGATTCGGATCCCACCTGCGTCCATCGTCTGGCTGGTCAGGACGATCGCCATGACGGCACCGGCGACGGTGGTGCCCATCGAGCGCATGAGCGAGTTCACGCCGACACCGGCTCCCGCCTCGGAGGCGGGCGAGTTCTCGAGGATGAGCGTCGGCATGGCCGCGTAGCCGATGCCCACACCCGCCGAGGCGATGCAGGTGGCGACCATGAGCTGCCAGGGTTCACCGTCGAGGAAGACGGCGAAGACGTAGCCGCACGAAATGACGAAGGCCCCCAGCGCCAGGGTCGCGCGACCGCCGAGAGCGGTGAGCAGACGGCTCGAGATCGGGGTGAACGCGAGCATCATCAGCCCGCCCGGTGCCATCCACAGACCGGCCTGGAGGATGGTCTGCCCGAGACCGTAGCCGACTTCGCTGGGCATCTGGAGCAGCTGCGGGACGACGATCGACTGGGCCATCATGCCGAAGCCGATGAGCAGTGCGGCGATGTTCGTCAGCAGGATCGGGCGTCTCACGGTGGTGCGCAGGTCGACGAGCGGATGCGGATGGCGAACCTAGTAGAAGCCCCAGCCGATGAGGACGATGATGCCGCCGATGATCATCACCAGGGTCGACGGTGCGGTCCAGCCCCAGTCGTTGCCCTTGGAGACGCCGGCGAGGATGCCGACGATGCCGATGGCCAGGCCGATCGCGCCGAGTGCGTCGAATCCGGCACGGTCGACGGGGGCGACATGGGGCAGGACGAGGGCCGAGAAGACGGTCATGAGCACGGCGAGGACGGTGGAGAGCCAGAAGAGCATGTGCCAGTCGAAGTCCTGGGCGATCCACGCCGAGATCGGCAGTCCGAGGGCGCCGCCGACGCCGAGGGTGGCGCTGATGCCAGCGACGGCGGAGTTGCGCAGATGCGGTGGGGCGATCTCGCGGACGAAGCTGATCGCTACGGGGATGTAGCCCATCGCCACGCCCTGGAGCACGCGGCCGATGAGGATGGGCCCGATGGTGGAGAAGAGGGCGCAGATGAGGGAGCCGACAGCGAGGATGATCGCCGAGGCGACGAGGATCGGCTTGCGACCGTAGATATCGGCGAGGCGCCCGGAGACCGGCATCGACACGCCGCCGGCCAGCAGGGTCGCGGTGACGACCCAGGACGCATTGGCGGCCGTGGTGTCGAGCAGGTGGGGCAGCTCCGGCTGGATGGGGATGACCAGGGACTGCATGAGGGAGGCACAGAGGCTGGAGAACCCGAGGACCAGGATGACGAGGATCGGCGCCGAGGCGGCCGGTGGGGCTGGGGTGCTGTGGCTGTCAGTGGGGGCGTGGTCGTCCAAGTCGGACTCGCTTCCTGGGGGAGAGGGTGCCGGAGCGCGATATGTAATCTACATATTCTGTGCTTATGTAGAATACATATCTATGAGCGGCGAACCAAATCCGAGCGACCCTGCGGTGAGACGAATCGGGGCTGAGGGGCATGCCCGAGACACGGCCGCGCTGCCTCCGGACCGGCGGATGGCCGCGCTCATCACCCACCTCGAGCGTCTGCGTCGGGCCCAGACGGCGCAGATGGAACTCGGCACCGCCGACCTGCGGATCCTCTGGATGTTCTCCGACGGGCGCGCTCGCACCCTCAAGCAGATCGCCCATGAACTCGAGCTCGAGCAGTCGACGGTCAACCGGCAGATCAACGCCGCGATCGTCGATGGTCTGCTGCAGCGCACCCGCGAGGAGGGTCATCCCGCACAGCTGATCTCTCCGACCGAGCGCGGGAGGCAGGCATTCGACGACGATGTCGAGAAGTCGCTGGCGGCGCTGCGCCTCGGCCTCGATGCCGTAAAGGGAGACGCGGTCGACTTCCTTGATGAGTTCACCCGCTTCGTCGAAGCCTTCGACGCCGGGATCCGCGCCGCGGGCGAGCTCGACCAACCCGAACCATCCCACAAGGAGCCCCGATGACCACTCCAGATTTCCGCACCGAAGCGCAGGGCCACCTCGGCGATCTCATTTCTCTGCGACGAAAGCTGCACGCGAACCCCGAACTCGGTTACGACCTTCCCTTCACGCAAGCGACGGTGCTCGATGAGCTCGCCGGGCTCGGACTTGAGGTCACGACGGGGGAGTCGCTGACCTCGGTGGTGGCCGTCCTCAAGGGCGGGAAGCCCGGGCCCGCGGTGCTGCTGCGCGGGGACATGGACGCGCTGCCGGTCGTCGAGGACACCGGCCTGGACTTCGCGTCGACGAATGGGAACATGCACGCGTGCGGACACGACCTGCATACGGCCGGACTCGTCGGCGCCGCCCGCCTGCTCGCCGCGCACCGGGAAGAGATCCCCGGCTCGATCATCTTCATGTTCCAACCCGCCGAGGAGGTCGAGGGCGGGGCCGAGCCGATGATCGCCGAGGGCGTGCTCGAGGCCGCCGGCGTCCCCGTCGTCGCGGCCTACGGCATCCACGTCGAAGCCGATGTGCGGGGCCGCTTCACGACGAAGGGCGGCCCGCTCATGGCCGGATTCGCCGACCTCACCGTCACCATCCACGGCGCCGGCGGGCACAGCTCGCAGCCGCAGGCGACGCGCGATCCCGTGCCCGCGCTCGCCGAGGTGGTGCTGGCGCTGAATACGATGACCGGACGGTCCTTCGACATCTTCGACCCCGTCGTTGTCTCAGTCACCCAGCTCGAAGCCGCGCAGGCTAGCAACGTCATCCCTGACTCCGCGAAGCTCACCGCATCCATCCGCTTCCTGTCCGCGGAATCGCTGGCGCTGCTTGAGAAGCGGGTGGCCGAGATCGCCGAGAACATCGCCCGGGCGCATCGCTGCACCGCCGAGGCGGACTTCCGGGTGGGATTCCCCGTGACCGTGAACAACCCCGCCGAGTCAGCGGTCGTGCTCGAACGCCTTGGTGAGGTGTTCGGGGGTGAGCGGGTCGTTGAGATGGAGCATCCGCGAATGGGGTCCGAGGACTTCTCCTTCGTGCTGCAGAAGGTGCCGGGCACATTCGTCTTCCTCGGCGCGACGCCCGAAGGTGTCGACCCCGAGGCCGAAACGAATCATTCGCCCAGGGTGGTCTTCGACGACGGGCTGCTCGGCGACCAGGCTGCGGCGCTGGCGCACCTGGCATTCGCGCGGCTGGAAGATGAGGCCTGAGGGCCGGCTGAGGGTGGGGTGCCGGACGCCAAAACCTGTGGGCGCAGAATATAGGTCGCAACCGGATACTTTCAGGGCCTTCTGAGTATCCGGTTGCGACCCAAATTTCGTCACGCACTATCCGATTGCGACCACTTCTTGGAACGGGACGCCCTAGGCGGAAACCCTCAGGCGGTGATGAGGCCGTGCGGGTCGAGGACGAACTTCTTCGCCACACCCGAGTCGAAGTCCGCGTAGCCCTGTGGGGCGTCCTCGAGCCGGATCGGTGTCGCATTGACGTTCTTCGCGATCGAGACCTTGTCGTGCAGGATCGCCTGCATGAGCCCGCGGTTGTACTTCATCACCGGACACTGGCCGGTGACGAAGACGTGGGACTTCGCGAAGCCGAGGCCGAAGCGCATCGACAGCGACCCTTCCTTAGCCGCCTCGTCCGGGGCACCCGGATCGCCGGTGACATAGAGGCCGGGGATGCCGAGGCTGCCGCCGGCGCGCGTGATGTCCATGAGCGAGTTGAGCACCGTGGCCGGGGCCTCGTGGCTGGAGTCCTTGCCGTGCCCGCGCGCCTCGAAGCCGACGGCGTCGATGCCGCAGTCGACCTCGGGTTCGCCGAGGATCTGCGCGATCTGGTCCTTCGGATCGCCCTTGGACACGTCGACCGTCTCGCACCCGAATCCCCGTGCCTGCGCCAGTCGATCCTCGTTGAGGTCGCCGACGATGACGCAGGCCGCACCGAGCAGATGCGCCGAGGTGGCCGCGGCGATTCCGACGGGCCCCGCACCGGCCACGTAGACCGTCGAACCCACACCGACGCCGGCGCTGACGGCACCGTGGAAACCGGTGGGGAAGATATCGGAGAGCATCGTGAGGTCGAGGATCTTCTCCATCGCCTGGTCCTTGTCCGGGAACTTCAGGACGTTCCAGTCGGCGTAGGGCACGAGCACATATTCGGCCTGACCGCCGACCCACCCGCCCATGTCGACGTACCCATAGGCCGAACCGGGCCGATCAGGGTTGACGTTGAGGCAGATCCCGGTCTTGCCCTCCTTGCAGTTGCGGCAGCGACCGCAGGAGATGTTGAACGGCACCGAGACGAGATCGCCCACCTTCGTGAATTCGACGTCGCGGCCGACCTCGACGACCTCTCCGGTGATCTCATGCCCGAGCACGAGTCCTTCCGGGGCAGTCGTACGGCCCCGGACCATGTGCTGGTCGGAGCCGCAGATGTTCGTTGCCACTGTCTTGAGGATGACGCCGTGATCGACCTTGCGGCCGACGTTGGCGGGATTGACCCCGGGGCCGTCCTTGAGGACGAACTCCGGGTACTCGGTGTCGACGACTTCGACCTTTCCGGGACCTGCATAGCTGATTGCCTTATTGCTCATCGTTGAGCCTCCATGAATGCGAATGCGTGGGAGTTCGGACATGTGAGTGAGTCAGGCGACGCCACTGACATATCAGTCTGATGGCAGACGTGACTGCAGTCTCTCCGTCCGGATCGACCTCTGTCAAGGCCCCGTCGGCAGTTCATTCGAACACGGCGGACTCGTCGCAGCCGCCGGGTGCGACCCTCCTCAGGAGACCTCTCGGCAGCTCTCTCAGGATCCCTCTCAGGAATCCTCGCGCAGGCGGGTCGAGAGTATGTGCTGGGACATCGTGCGCAGATGCTGCAGTGACTCCCGGATCAGCGGAGATCTGCGGCTCCCCGCCCGCACGGCGGCAATGATCTTCCGGCTCAGCCGGCCGGTTCCCGTGAGCCGGACCCGGCGGACGTTCGCCTCGCCGGCGAGGCTGGCCAGGCGCGGGAGCAGGCTGACACCGACGCCCGCCCCCACGAGAGCCGCCGAAGTCTCCCACTCGGCGGACTCATGCGCAACGGTCGGGGTCACCCCGGCCGCGGTGAAGGCCGCGACGAAGAGCGCGTGGTACGGCGATCCGGGGCCAGCCGTGATCCACTCCTCGCCGGCCAGCTCGCCGAGGGTCACCGATTCGCGATCGGCGACCGGGTGATCGGCCGGCACCATGACATCGAGGGGATCGTCGAGGAGGTCGATGCTCTCGAACCGGTCGTCCTCCTCGACCTGCACATTGCCCTGCATCGAGACGATGACGGCGAGGTCGATGCGTTCGGCGATGAGCAGTTCGAAGCAGCGGGTCGGGCTCGCCTCGATGACGTGGACCCTGACCTCGGGGCGCTCCGTGCGCAGCTTCGCCGCCAAAGGTGCCAGAAGATTCGACGAGGCGGTGGAGAAGCCGCCGATGCCGAAGTGCGTCGGTGCTCGATCTCCGGCACCGAGCGCTCCGGCGCGGATGTCCTCCCAAGTCGCGGTCAGGGCGTCCGAGCGTCGCACGAGATAGCGGCCCGTCGAGGTCAGTCGCAGCCCGCGGCCGTCCTTGACGAGCAGCGTCATGCCCAAGGACTGCTGCAGCTCTCTGAGCTGGCCGGACACCGCGGACGGGGAGTAGCCGGTGAGTTCGGCGGTGGCGGCGATGGTGCCGCAGGCGGCGAAGGTGCGCAGCGTCGTCAGGCGCGGATCGATCATGAGCAACATTATGCAGTGGATCCGTACGATACGGAACGGAATCTCGCGCTTTTTCCGGAGGATTGTGGAGATTAGTCTGGCTTTCGAGATCGCAGTTCGAGGCTCGGTCTCCACGGTCTCGGCCGATGAGTTCGCCGCTTTGTCGTCCGGCCGCGCATGGCAGACATCAAGGGAGATGAGAATTGACCGCTACCAACCTGGCACCGACGAAGAAGGGCTTCCCCGCCGGATTCACCGAGGAGAGACTCGATGAGTTCCGGGTCCGGCTCGACACGCGTCGGACCGGCTTCTCGCTCGAAGCTCCGTTCTACACCGACCCGAACCTGTTCAACCTCGACATGCAGGCCGTCTTCGGTCAGCACTGGGTCTTCGCCTGCAGCGTCGCGGAGATCCCCGAACCCGGCGACTACGTCACCCTCGACTACGGACCGTACTCGATCATCGTGCTGCGCACCGATGACGGCGGTGTCAACGTCCTCCACAACGTCTGCCGCCACCGCGGGGCTCGCGTACTCACGGAATCCAAAGGAACGACGGGCAATCTCGTCTGCGGCTACCACTCGTGGACGTACTCTCCCGAAGGCGAGCTCATCCACGCCTCGGCGCCGGGAGAGATGACCTTCGACAAGTCCTGCTATTCGCTCAAGCGCGCTCACGGCACGATCACCGCCGGCCTCGTGTTCATCTGCCTGGCGGCAGAACCGCCGACGGACTTCCACGAGACGGCGAAGATCTTCGCACCCTACGTCGCCCCGCACGAGCTGGAGAAGACGAAGGTCGCCTTCCAGCAGAACATCGTCGAAGAGGGCAACTGGAAGCTCGTGATGGAGAACAACCGCGAGTGCTACCACTGCGACGGTCACCCCGAGCTCGCGTGCTCGCTGTTCCCGACCTGGGGCCTGACGGATGAGACCATCCCACCCCACCTCGAAGACGTGTGGGACCGCAACCAGCAGGCGCAGGCCTCCCTCGAATATCGCTGCCGCCGCTACGGACTTCCCTACGAGGTCGTCGAAGAGCTCGACACCCGCGTCGGCGGCATCCGCATCTCCCGCGAATCGCTCGACGGGGCAGGGGAGTCCTTCTCCGCGGACGGGCGTCGGCTGTCGAAGAAGCTGCTCGGAGACCTGCCGGACTTCCGACTGGGACGCTGCTCGATGCACCTGCAGCCGAACTCCTGGTTCCACCTCCTCAGCGATCACGTCATCACCTTCGCGGCATTCCCGATCAGTGCGAACAAGACTCTCGTGCGCACCATATGGCTCGTAGCCGACGACGCCGTCGAAGGCGTCGACTACGACCTCGAGACGCTCACCCACACCTGGAAGCAGACGAACCTGCAGGACAAGAACTTCGTCGAACTCTGCCAGCAGGGAGCGGAGAGCCCCTTTTATGAGCAGGGTCCGTACATGAAGAGCGAATACCAGGTCGAGGCCTTCATCAACTGGTACGTCCAGCGGATGCGGGAGCACGTGGGATGAGGTCCTCCGCCGTGCCCGCGCTGCCGCTGGCCCAGCGGGTGCGCGGACTGGAGATGCCGTGGAACCGGGTGCTCTCGAGCGCTTCGGGTCCGGCCGGGGCCGCCACCGCGCTGGGTCCCTGGCACCCGCAGGAGTTCGCCGCCGAGTGTGTGGAGACCATCCCCGAGGCGGGCGGAATGATGGTCTTCGTGTTCCGTCGCATGGACGGTGCGCCTTTGGCGTTCCGATCGGGCCAGTACATCAACATCGACTTCCCCGTCGACGGCCCCGATGCCGAACCGGTGTCGCGCAGCTACTCGATCTCGTCGGCACCGACCGAGCCCTGGACGTTCTCCATCACGATCAAACGCGACCCCAAGGGCAAGGTCTCACCTTGGGCGCATGACACCATCCGCCCCGGCACGACCTTGGACATGCTCGGCCCGGTCGGCGCCTTCCACCTCGCCGACTACGACCGGCGGGCTCGGTTCCTGCTGCTGGCGGCCGGAGCGGGGATCACCCCGCTGATGTCGATGGTCCGCACCGTCCACTCGCTGCCGGGACAGGCCGATGTGGTCCTCCTCTATCACGGTGCGGCCCCTGATTCCTTCGCCTTCTCCGAAGAACTCGATTTCCTCGCGAAGGTCGACTTCCGGATCAAGGTCATCTACTGCCTCGGCGATCGGTCATGCAGCGATGAGTGGACGGGACGGACGGGACGATTGTCGACGCCACTGCTCGAGGAGCTCGTCCCCGACGCCAACGGTCGGCAGGTCTTCGCGTGCGGCCCGGAAGGCTACCTCAACTCAGCGACCGAACTGCTGCGTGACGTCGGCGTCGACGACACCTCCGTGTTCATGGAGTTCTTCTCCGGCGATCGCGCGATCCGCGCCGAATACGCCGAGGAAGTCGCCATCGCCGGCGAGATCGCCGAAGAGATCG belongs to Brevibacterium spongiae and includes:
- a CDS encoding iron-sulfur cluster-binding domain-containing protein, coding for MRSSAVPALPLAQRVRGLEMPWNRVLSSASGPAGAATALGPWHPQEFAAECVETIPEAGGMMVFVFRRMDGAPLAFRSGQYINIDFPVDGPDAEPVSRSYSISSAPTEPWTFSITIKRDPKGKVSPWAHDTIRPGTTLDMLGPVGAFHLADYDRRARFLLLAAGAGITPLMSMVRTVHSLPGQADVVLLYHGAAPDSFAFSEELDFLAKVDFRIKVIYCLGDRSCSDEWTGRTGRLSTPLLEELVPDANGRQVFACGPEGYLNSATELLRDVGVDDTSVFMEFFSGDRAIRAEYAEEVAIAGEIAEEIAASTEEYFESQPVALDMYEPDYDADGPIEAAGAPTEAVDAEAVVPVEDDVEIEVVGVTDDTLAEAAPGSMSDAGSLSDAGSAGPAGTGSATSAKESDEDDETEVVDPAALPTVGQGEHTMSFVRTGLNVRVGEDETVLEAARKAGVKIPANCQEGMCGSCKVVKLDGDVEMNHQGGIRAREIDAGKFLPCCSTAKSDLVIDV